A DNA window from Primulina tabacum isolate GXHZ01 chromosome 12, ASM2559414v2, whole genome shotgun sequence contains the following coding sequences:
- the LOC142520445 gene encoding uncharacterized protein LOC142520445, which yields MVTERGIEVNLEKVRAILQMTSPKYVREVEKLAEMWRIFVDGATSKKETSAGVVLISPSGNKIKIFVRLDFRSSNNEVEYEHVLIGIKVARERGATWFMIYSDSQLVTQQMKGSHEVREERLMKYLRAIQDLSERFTDLSNEQIPKKEKRILKSIP from the exons ATGGTCACCGAGAGGGGGATTGAGGTCAACCTGGAGAAGGTAAGAGCTATCTTGCAAATGACTTCCCCTAAATATGTTAGGGAAGTGGAAAAGCTTGCAG AAATGTGGAGGATATTTGTGGATGGTGCCACCAGCAAGAAGGAGACTAGTGCAGGAGTTGTTCTAATCTCTCCAAGTGGGAATAAGATTAAAATTTTTGTGAGATTGGATTTTCGATCTTCAAATAATGAAGTTGAATATGAACATGTCCTGATCGGGATAAAAGTAGCTCGAGAAAGAGGAGCCACCTGGTTCATGATTTACTCAGATTCACAGTTGGTGACTCAACAGATGAAAGGATCACATGAAGTCAGGGAAGAAAGATTGATGAAATATCTGAGAGCTATTCAAGATTTGTCAGAAAGATTTACCGACTTGAGTAACGAACAGATTCcgaaaaaagaaaagagaataCTAAAGTCGATACCTTGA
- the LOC142521016 gene encoding WD-40 repeat-containing protein MSI4-like, whose product MKDRAAEHSVEERYSQWKSLVPVLYDWLANHNLVWPSLSCRWGPKVEQATYKNRQRLYLSEQTDGTVPNTLVIANVEIVKTRVAAAEHIAQFNEESRSPFVKKSKTIIHPGEVNRIRELPQNNKIVATHTDSPDVLIWDVERQPTRQPVLGATASRPDLILTGHRDNAEFALATCPMEPFVLSGGKDKSVVLWSIHDHISSLAADQGAQKSPGSKGSAVNGKAADGSIVQPRGIFLGHEDTVEDVQFNPSSSQEFCSVGDDSCLILWDARSGSSPIAKVEKAHDADLHCVDWNPNDLNLILTGSADNTVRMYDRRSLTSGGVERGVGSPVHIFEGHTAAVLCVQWSPDKASVFGSAAEDGMLNIWDHGKVGNAGTEKSDYPPGLFFRHAGHRDKVVDFHWNAADPWTIVSVSEDGEKTGGGGTLQIWRMIDLIYRPEEEVIAELDRFKSHLLSCSS is encoded by the exons ATGAAGGATAGAGCAGCGGAGCATAGCGTGGAGGAGCGCTACAGTCAATGGAAATCTCTAGTGCCCGTCCTCTACGACTGGCTAGCCAATCACAACCTCGTTTGGCCGTCTCTCTCTTGCCG ATGGGGACCGAAGGTGGAACAAGCGACTTACAAGAACCGTCAGCGATTATATCTTTCAGAACAG ACCGATGGCACAGTTCCAAACACCCTTGTCATAGCTAACGTTGAAATAGTGAAAACTAGAGTTGCAGCAGCAGAGCATATTGCACAG TTCAACGAAGAATCCCGTTCACCTTTTGTAAAAAAGAGCAAGACCATCATACATCCTGGAGAG GTGAATCGTATCAGGGAATTGCCCCAGAATAACAAGATTGTGGCCACTCACACCGACAGTCCTGAT GTTCTCATTTGGGATGTAGAAAGGCAACCTACTCGTCAACCTGTTTTAGGTGCTACAGCATCTCGTCCAGATCTG ATACTGACTGGTCATCGAGATAATGCTGAATTTGCTCTAGCCACATGTCCTATGGAACCTTTTGTGCTCTCTGGAG GCAAGGACAAGTCTGTGGTTTTGTGGAGCATCCACGACCACATATCATCATTGGCAGCAGATCAGGGTGCTCAAAAGTCTCCTGGATCTAAGGGAAGTGCTGTCAATGGTAAAGCTGCTGATGGCTCCATTGTTCAACCTCGGGGTATTTTCCTAGGGCACGAGGATACCGTAGAAGATGTACAGTTTAACCCATCAAG CTCGCAGGAGTTCTGCAGCGTTGGTGATGATTCTTGCCTTATACTGTGGGATGCGAGAAGTGGTTCTTCTCCCATTGCAAAG GTTGAAAAGGCTCACGATGCTGATCTTCATTGTGTCGATTGGAATCCTAATGATTTAAATCTGATTTTGACTGG TTCTGCTGATAATACTGTTCGAATGTATGATCGTCGAAGTCTTACCTCTGGAGGAGTTGAGAGAGGAGTTGGATCTCCCGTTCACATATTTGAAGGTCATACTGCTGCTGTTCTCTGTGTCCAG TGGTCTCCAGACAAGGCATCTGTCTTTGGCAGTGCTGCAGAAGATGGCATGTTGAATATCTGGGATCATGGAAAG GTGGGTAATGCTGGAACAGAAAAATCAGATTATCCCCCTGGATTATTCTTTCGACATGCGGGGCACAG GGATAAGGTGGTTGACTTCCATTGGAATGCTGCAGATCCATGGACAATTGTTAGCGTGTCTGAAGATGGAGAAAAGACTGGAGGGGGAGGTACATTGCAG ATATGGCGAATGATTGACCTGATTTATCGTCCAGAAGAAGAGGTCATCGCGGAGCTGGATAGGTTCAAATCTCATTTGCTGTCATGCTCCTCTTGA
- the LOC142521131 gene encoding uncharacterized protein LOC142521131, with the protein MAATQLFFSSLPFSYKSSHRASLFRITMLSSFDCFLFLAFFVLILTLYIILKNISCSKKQQNSIKIQSLPVNDDEIASRQQGKEMGLGAGRENPGNSLLLGVMPVDLEKWDTVSGESRDFYDEPDGEYVSVPEEKKRRKKKKRAKNKTPDSNEEVGKEKHGLVCLYPFTKSSSATQRKIKHQYDQLVKSHGSNGLTLDQIGQFINCLIEAKNELQHKSEVINRKFTITKALLFKADRSSFDRLRQQIYKLELEQKRLEEDTFVYNWLQEQLKVSPAYKKMLEIGAHMEMEAKSACLVESTDSDISFEELLAQEKKDVFWQRNGRLKPCQDEPKRLS; encoded by the exons ATGGCGGCCACCCAATTGTTCTTCTCATCACTCCCTTTTTCTTATAAATCATCGCACCGAGCTTCCCTCTTCCGCATTACAATGTTATCTTCTTTCGATTGCTTCCTTTTTCTGGCTTTTTTCGTTCTCATTCTCACCCTGTACATAATCCTCAAGAACATTTCTTGCAGTAAAAAGCAACAGAATTCCATAAAGATCCAATCTTTACCTGTAAATGATGATGAGATTGCATCTCGGCAACAAGGAAAAGAAATGGGCTTGGGTGCGGGTCGCGAGAATCCAGGTAATTCGTTGCTTCTTGGAGTCATGCCTGTGGATTTGGAAAAATGGGACACCGTGTCAGGTGAAAGtagagatttttatgatgaGCCGGACGGGGAATATGTGTCGGTTCCGGAAGAGAAGAAGAGGAGGAAGAAGAAGAAACGGGCAAAGAATAAAACGCCTGATTCGAATGAAGAGGTGGGAAAAGAGAAGCATGGGCTGGTGTGTTTGTATCCATTTACTAAGTCTTCTAGTGCCACTCAGAGGAAGATCAAACATCAATATGATCAACTTGTGAAGTCTCATGGGTCAAACGGATTGACACTTGATCAG ATTGGACAATTTATCAATTGCCTGATTGAGGCGAAAAACGAACTGCAGCACAA GTCTGAGGTCATCAATCGAAAGTTCACTATCACCAAGGCACTATTGTTTAAAGCAGACAGGTCATCATTTGATCGCCTTCGTCAACAG ATATACAAGCTAGAATTGGAACAGAAGAGATTGGAGGAGGATACTTTTGTATATAACTGGCTCCAAGAACAGCTCAAGGTTTCTCCTGCCTACAAGAAG ATGCTGGAAATTGGTGCTCATATGGAGATGGAAGCGAAATCCGCCTGCCTTGTGGAGAGCACTGATTCTGACATATCATTTGAAGAGTTGCTGGCACAGGAAAAAAAAGACGTGTTTTG GCAGAGAAATGGGAGACTCAAACCGTGTCAGGATGAGCCGAAACGTTTAAGCTAG
- the LOC142520854 gene encoding uncharacterized protein LOC142520854: MTDLDSASCRSNYDLRSPTSFSDHTIFTQLSNDIRTLECSISFIEQNLTDDAVDRIPEQFEVKLVEKQTKILPKNEVIIGSPDLKANHAIHQHVEIMSENQKYNKLVKLLEDIIDGSRILIFMDTKKGCDQITRQLRVGGWPALSIHGDKSQAERDCVLSEFRAGKSPIMTATDARIFLSLSSFFGCFLGLDSLFLNAIRPRCFARLDRPCALCFLFLIIHSGFDLLSFLIDTKHRIYELWFTVFDMHVNYPRLIKPSSYSSLIYEMMRPAATVA; this comes from the exons ATGACCGATCTTGACAGTGCTAGCTGTAGATCTAATTATGATTTACGAAGCCCAACATCATTTTCCGATCATACCATATTCACTCAACTTTCAAATGATATAAGAACTTTGGAGTGTTCTATCTCCTTCATCGAGCAAAATTTGACTGATGATGCAGTTGATCGGATTCCTGAGCAATTCGAAGTTAAGCTAGTTGAGAAACAGACCAAAATCCTTCCCAAGAATGAG GTGATTATTGGCTCCCCAGATCTGAAAGCCAACCATGCTATTCACCAGCATGTGGAAATTATGTCTGAGAACCAGAAATACAACAA ATTGGTGAAGTTGCTGGAGGACATTATCGATGGTAGccgaattttgatttttatggaTACTAAAAAAGGGTGTGATCAGATAACCAGGCAGCTGAGAGTGGGTGGTTGGCCTGCTTTGTCCATTCATGGAGACAAAAGTCAAGCAGAAAGAGATTGTGTCCTATCTGAATTTAGGGCTGGCAAGAGTCCCATAATGACAGCTACAGATGCACGGATCTTTCTCAGTTTGTCTTCTTTTTTTGGTTGTTTTTTGGGGTTGGATTCTCTATTCCTGAATGCTATAAGGCCTCGTTGTTTTGCACGGCTAGACCGTCCGTGTGCCCTGTGTTTTCTATTTCTCATCATTCACTCAGGATTTGACCTGTTATCTTTCTTGATTGACACCAAACACAGAATCTACGAACTCTGGTTCACGGTATTCGATATGCATGTAAATTACCCACGATTAATTAAGCCTTCCTCATATAGCAGTCTCatttatgagatgatgagaccAGCAGCCACAGTAGCTTAG
- the LOC142521345 gene encoding uncharacterized protein LOC142521345 — MTEEGLKLFTNKPKRSKLKPVTPSTIAASSSTGTASVVPPPTPPPPPPKESFARRYKFTWPLLLAVNFVVGAYLFTRTGKKDVGPEEAEKPDAPATSTSTSPPAAPVNISENSVTRPTVEPVQRAPIPEDQQRELYKWLLQEKRKIKPKDGEEKKRIDEEKAILKQFIRAKFIPNL, encoded by the exons ATGACCGAAGAAGGACTCAAACTCTTCACCAACAAGCCCAAAAGAT CGAAGCTGAAGCCTGTTACACCATCGACCATAGCTGCCTCTTCGTCAACGGGGACTGCCTCTGTTGTTCCTCCACCCACGCCGCCGCCTCCGCCTCCCAAGGAATCGTTCGCTCGCCGTTATAAGTTCACGTGGCCACTTCTATTGGCTGTCAATTTCGTCGTCGGAG CCTATCTTTTTACAAGAACTGGAAAAAAAGATGTGGGACCTGAAGAAGCAGAAAAACCAGATGCTCCTGCCACATCTACGTCTACATCACCTCCTGCTGCTCCGGTTAACATCTCTGAAAATTCAGTTACTCGACCCACTGTTGAGCCTGTACAACGTGCACCAATCCCGGAGGATCAGCAACGCGAATTGTACAAATGGCTGTTACAAGAAAAGAGGAAAATAAAGCCCAAAGATGGTGAGGAGAAGAAACGGATTGATGAAGAAAAAGCCATTCTCAAACAGTTTATTCGAGCCAAGTTCATCCCAAATTTGTGA